In one Zymoseptoria tritici IPO323 chromosome 10, whole genome shotgun sequence genomic region, the following are encoded:
- a CDS encoding transporter auxin efflux carrier-like protein (transporter - auxin efflux carrier-like with six predicted transmembrane regions) encodes MPFFDFPQSVRVRNLASASLIAFKQRRQTSLVDPLSLDAQFPIWDAVTNATMSAVANHDSHPDFLNLAGLVSEAVLEVVFVALPGFLVAITGMFDANSQKFVAELNTMVFTPCLIFTKLASQLNADKLADLVVIPFIFAAQTLVSFACAQLMAWAFGFGKKHKQMQKNFVLAMGVFGNSNSLPISLVLSLSKTIAGLHWDQIPGDNDDEVAARGILYLLIFQQLGQLLRWTWGYSVLLRPASEYEDDQRRDVEEEDRSIEEGPYTDDPDRTDTPSPPLSRSGQSGIGATPGNGNDISTEPRNLTHHDDSDDDFTQFPNFSRNNSTNKAPQIKEPTGWKAPLYRVKNCATRTGRRVSSTLSTFFSNLFRRLPTPIQKVLKTFHYYNSKFWAGVWRQMNPPLWAMLAALIVASVPDLQHLFFSKGTLVSNSVTRAIQQSGNVAVPLILVVLGANLARSTLPQDQLATTKEEKKEERKLLYASLLSRMVLPVIIMAPVLALTAKFIPVSILDDPIFIIVCFLLTGAPSALQLAQICQINGVFMGAMSSLLVASYVVVIFPSTLLLVLMALEVLEWAVI; translated from the exons ATGCCGTTCTTCGACTTCCCGCAATCAGTGCGCGTGAGGAATCTCGCCAGCGCCTCACTCATCGCCTTCAAACAACGGCGACAAACCTCCCTCGTCGACCCGTTATCACTCGATGCGCAGTTCCCGATCTGGGACGCCGTCACCAACGCGACCATGTCAGCCGTCGCGAACCACGACTCACATCCGGACTTCCTCAACCTCGCCGGGCTGGTCAGCGAGGCCGTCCTCGAGGTCGTTTTTGTCGCTTTGCCCGGattcctcgtcgccatcaCGGGCATGTTTGACGCCAACAGCCAGAAATTCGTCGCCGAGCTCAACACCATGGTCTTCACCCCATGCCTCATCTTCACCAAACTCGCCAGTCAACTCAACGCCGACAAGCTCGCCGATCTCGTGGTGATACCGTTCATCTTCGCCGCACAGACTCTTGTCTCATTCGCATGTGCGCAACTGATGGCGTGGGCGTTTGGATTTGGAAAGAAACATAAGCAGATGCAGAAGAACTTCGTGTTGGCTATGGGCGTGTTTGGAAACTCGAATTCATTACCGATATCGTTGGTGTTGAGTTTGAGCAAGACAATTGCAGGATTACATTGGGACCAGATACCGGGCGACAACGATGATGAGGTTGCTGCGAGAGGAATTTTGTATCTCCTCATTTTTCAACAGCTAGGACAGCTTCTGCGATGGACATGGGGATACAGTGTGTTGCTCCGACCAGCTTCGGAATATGAAGACGACCAGCGGAgagatgtggaggaggaggatcgcAGCATTGAGGAAGGACCGTACACGGACGATCCAGACA GAACAGACACCCCGAGCCCACCGCTCTCTCGATCCGGCCAGAGCGGCATAGGCGCTACGCCTGGAAACGGCAACGACATTAGCACTGAGCCGAGAAATTTGACCCACCACGATGACAGCGACGATGACTTCACCCAGTTTCCCAACTTCTCCCGCAACAATTCCACCAACAAGGCGCCTCAAATCAAGGAGCCCACCGGATGGAAGGCACCTCTCTACCGTGTCAAGAACTGCGCAACCCGCACAGGTCGACGAGTCTCCTCCACCCTGTCAACATTCTTCTCCAacctcttccgccgcctTCCCACACCTATCCAAAAAGTCCTCAAAACCTTCCACTACTACAACTCGAAATTCTGGGCCGGCGTCTGGCGCCAAATGAACCCTCCTCTCTGGGCCATGCTTGCCGCGCTCATCGTCGCCTCTGTCCCCGACCTCCAACATCTCTTCTTCAGCAAGGGAACCCTGGTCTCCAACTCTGTCACACGCGCCATCCAACAATCCGGCAACGTCGCGGTAcctctcatcctcgtcgtgcTCGGTGCCAATCTTGCCCGCTCCACGCTTCCTCAAGACCAACTCGCCACcacgaaggaggagaagaaggaagagcgtAAACTGCTCTATGCGAGTCTGCTCAGCCGCATGGTGTTGCCTGTCATCATCATGGCGCCAGTGTTGGCGTTGACGGCCAAGTTCATCCCAGTCAGCATCTTGGACGATCcgatcttcatcatcgtctgTTTCTTGTTGACGGGTGCGCCGAGTGCGTTGCAGCTTGCGCAGATTTGTCAGATCAATGGAGTCTTTATGGGAGCCATGTCGAGTCTGCTGGTAGCGAGTTATGTTGTGGTCATCTTTCCCAGCACGCTGCTGTTGGTGTTGATGGCGCTAGAGGTGTTGGAGTGGGCTGTGATTTGA